The Terriglobales bacterium nucleotide sequence GACAGTGTGCCGATTGGGGTCTTGCGGACGGCGCCTGGATAGCCCGGGCTGTTGGTCGCAGAATCCGCGAAGACATGTGCTCCGAACACTGCCGATCCATCGGTCATCGTTACCTGGCCGGAAATGCTCCCCGTTTCTATGTCGGCGCCTAGTTTTGGATAGAGCATGGAGATTGCGGCCACGTCGTCGGACCCGAGGGTTCTCTCCATCGGCGGAGCGTAAGGAAACATCATCGCTTTCACCACCGCTGAATGATCCAGTCCCAGAAAGTGGCCGATTTCGTGAGTCAAAACCGTCTGTAGATCGCTTCCGCTACTTCCGTCCATGGTGAACGTGACCGCAGGATTGAAGAGGATATCAGCGTCCAGAATCTGACCAGCGAATCGAGATTTACCGCCATGCTTGTCATCAGCTCCGGCTCCGTTTGCTGTGGTCGTAAACGTAACCGCGAGTGTGCCATCGGAGCTGAAGTCAGTGGAGCAGGTGAAACAGATTAGGTTGATCCCGTCGAATGCCGGAGATAAGACTTCCGAATCCGCACCGCGAGTCAGCGCTAGCGCTGTATTGGGAGCCGTGCTCCACGTAGCAAAGGCTGCGGTCACAGTGTCCTGAAGACTGCCTCCGCTTACATTGGCCGCAGTGGCGGGATTGAGGTTCCACTGCACGGGAAAATCGCCGAAATCCCAGCGAGCACGCGTGGTACTGCCCTTTGGTCCTGCATACTGCGACAGGTACGACTTCGCGGACCGCGGTAGCAACAATATTGCTGCGACGGCGAATGCAAGAGCGAATGGAGCCAAACGAAGACACTTCATAGAATCGAACATCACTCCGTAGCCAGATGGCTGCGCACACGGTTCTGCAGCTCGCTGAGACTCATGCGATGTCCCAAATAGGGACGG carries:
- a CDS encoding matrixin family metalloprotease, which translates into the protein MKCLRLAPFALAFAVAAILLLPRSAKSYLSQYAGPKGSTTRARWDFGDFPVQWNLNPATAANVSGGSLQDTVTAAFATWSTAPNTALALTRGADSEVLSPAFDGINLICFTCSTDFSSDGTLAVTFTTTANGAGADDKHGGKSRFAGQILDADILFNPAVTFTMDGSSGSDLQTVLTHEIGHFLGLDHSAVVKAMMFPYAPPMERTLGSDDVAAISMLYPKLGADIETGSISGQVTMTDGSAVFGAHVFADSATNSPGYPGAVRKTPIGTLSMPDGTYEIDGVPPDRYTIAAEPLDGPVTNADVANFSSAMGKATLQTNFTTRWH